A region from the Wolbachia endosymbiont (group A) of Rhinocyllus conicus genome encodes:
- a CDS encoding phage portal protein → MLLKSFKQLFRKPKIKSSAWDASGSGRRLLHFQPESGSINSLLSQSLEHLRSRSRDMVRKNSYAANIIDTIVSNCVGTGIKPQSKAKDGEFRKKIQELWLRWTDEADSSGVSDFYGLQALVCRSMIEGGECFVRLRTRKREDGLCVPLQLQVLESEHLDNKSNQTLANGNVIRNGIEFNRLGQREAYYLFREHPGEGSFGESVRVPANDVLHIYRPLRPGQIRGVPWLSSVLLKLYELDQYDDAELVRKKTAAMFAGFITRLDPEANIMGEGESNEQGVALSGLEPGTMQLLDPGEDIKFSEPSDVGGSYEAFMKQQLRAIAVGMGITYEQLTGDLTGVNYSSIRAGLIEFRRRCGMLQHNIMVFQFCRPVWDRWLELALLSGELDIGKEWTKKGGKEEVKWIAQGFDWVDPLKDQQAQQMAVRNGFKSRSEVVSELGYDVEEVDQEIAEDQRRASELGLNFDSDVNSNAEMI, encoded by the coding sequence ATGCTACTAAAATCATTCAAACAATTATTCCGGAAACCAAAAATCAAGAGCTCAGCCTGGGATGCATCAGGTTCAGGAAGGAGATTATTGCACTTTCAACCAGAGTCAGGAAGTATAAATAGCTTACTCTCTCAGAGCCTTGAGCACTTACGTAGCCGCTCTCGAGATATGGTAAGAAAGAACTCCTATGCGGCAAACATAATCGATACGATAGTGAGTAATTGCGTTGGAACAGGGATAAAACCGCAATCAAAAGCTAAAGATGGAGAGTTTAGGAAAAAAATCCAAGAATTATGGCTGAGATGGACAGATGAAGCAGACAGTAGCGGAGTGAGTGATTTTTATGGATTACAAGCTTTGGTTTGTAGGAGCATGATAGAGGGAGGGGAATGTTTTGTAAGACTCCGAACAAGAAAACGAGAAGATGGTCTTTGTGTGCCGTTGCAACTGCAAGTACTGGAATCAGAGCACTTAGACAATAAGAGCAATCAAACCCTTGCCAACGGTAATGTAATTAGAAACGGGATTGAGTTCAATAGGCTTGGGCAGAGGGAAGCATATTACCTATTTAGAGAACACCCTGGAGAAGGATCATTTGGCGAATCAGTTCGTGTACCAGCAAATGATGTTTTACATATCTATAGACCACTAAGACCTGGGCAGATTCGAGGAGTACCGTGGTTGTCCAGTGTACTGTTAAAGCTCTATGAACTTGATCAATATGACGATGCGGAATTAGTGAGAAAAAAGACTGCAGCGATGTTTGCGGGATTTATTACCAGACTTGATCCTGAAGCGAACATCATGGGAGAAGGAGAGAGTAATGAACAAGGAGTAGCGCTGTCAGGCTTAGAACCTGGGACTATGCAATTACTTGATCCCGGAGAAGATATCAAGTTCTCGGAACCATCAGATGTTGGAGGAAGTTATGAAGCATTCATGAAACAGCAGCTCAGAGCAATAGCAGTAGGTATGGGGATAACGTATGAGCAGCTAACAGGGGATTTAACGGGTGTCAATTATTCATCAATCCGAGCAGGATTAATAGAGTTTCGCCGGAGGTGCGGAATGTTACAGCATAACATAATGGTATTTCAATTTTGCCGTCCGGTATGGGATAGGTGGTTAGAATTAGCCCTACTCTCAGGAGAACTTGATATAGGCAAAGAATGGACGAAAAAAGGGGGAAAAGAAGAAGTAAAATGGATAGCACAAGGATTTGATTGGGTGGATCCGCTAAAAGACCAGCAAGCACAGCAAATGGCGGTAAGGAATGGGTTTAAGAGTAGGTCAGAGGTGGTTTCGGAACTTGGTTATGATGTAGAAGAAGTCGACCAAGAAATTGCCGAAGATCAAAGACGTGCTAGTGAACTGGGCTTAAATTTTGATTCTGATGTGAATTCTAATGCTGAAATGATATAA
- a CDS encoding AAA family ATPase — translation MLEGMNVEEFILNNKSPYSSRKSKRIDTTVWTNIPPERKWVIKDWLPVGSVTALYGDGGVGKSLLAQQLMTAAAFGKPWLGIDLEKIKTYGVFCEDDEEELWRRQCAINEFYQSGMESSDFQDNVGLWSRAGHNNQLMVFNNKDTGQLTTYFQELLEDIESFQPKLVILDTAADLFGGNENDRSHVRQFIQGCCGRIAQAIKGAVLLLAHPSDAGIIRKTGTGGSTAWNNTVRSRWYLTRPDKANASPDERILSRKKSNYSQCNNGQMTLYWKNGAFVHDNSVLNSEPIIRDQYSKKLDLERMRKHEVILSLIRSSAYQGNIYTAGQFAKRFEGEEGLGSERNIRERINNLATLGQIKFFRNAAGYGTNSKYGFLCVQDMEFKVSVGDKVEHKLIKPTHYYLQANGAVLPIKDLDILW, via the coding sequence GTGCTAGAAGGAATGAACGTTGAAGAATTTATCCTTAACAACAAAAGCCCTTATTCTTCAAGAAAGTCAAAAAGAATTGATACTACAGTTTGGACCAATATCCCTCCAGAAAGAAAGTGGGTTATTAAGGATTGGCTCCCTGTAGGAAGTGTTACAGCTCTTTATGGTGATGGTGGTGTTGGAAAATCTCTCCTTGCTCAACAATTAATGACAGCCGCTGCTTTTGGTAAACCTTGGCTTGGAATAGATCTGGAAAAAATAAAGACATATGGTGTGTTCTGTGAAGATGATGAAGAAGAACTTTGGCGTCGGCAATGCGCAATAAATGAATTTTATCAATCAGGTATGGAATCTTCTGATTTTCAGGATAATGTTGGCTTATGGTCACGAGCAGGGCACAATAATCAACTTATGGTTTTTAATAACAAAGATACTGGTCAATTAACTACGTACTTTCAAGAGTTACTTGAGGATATTGAATCGTTTCAGCCGAAGCTTGTGATATTAGATACAGCAGCAGACCTATTTGGAGGAAATGAAAACGACCGTTCTCATGTGAGACAATTTATTCAAGGTTGTTGTGGTCGAATAGCTCAAGCAATAAAAGGAGCTGTTTTATTACTTGCCCACCCTTCTGATGCGGGAATAATACGTAAAACTGGCACAGGCGGTTCAACAGCATGGAATAATACAGTAAGGTCTCGTTGGTATTTGACTAGACCAGATAAAGCTAATGCTTCTCCTGATGAGAGAATTTTATCGCGCAAAAAATCTAACTATTCGCAGTGCAATAACGGGCAAATGACACTTTACTGGAAAAATGGGGCATTTGTACATGACAATTCAGTTTTAAATTCAGAACCAATAATCAGAGATCAATATAGTAAAAAGTTGGATTTAGAACGGATGAGAAAACATGAGGTTATCTTGAGTTTAATTCGCAGTAGCGCATATCAAGGTAATATTTATACTGCTGGACAATTTGCAAAGCGTTTTGAAGGAGAAGAGGGTCTTGGCAGTGAGCGCAATATTAGAGAAAGAATAAATAATCTTGCAACTCTTGGACAGATTAAATTCTTTCGTAATGCTGCAGGATATGGGACCAATTCTAAATATGGATTTCTTTGTGTGCAGGATATGGAATTTAAAGTTTCAGTAGGAGATAAAGTAGAGCACAAGTTAATAAAGCCAACACATTACTATCTACAAGCAAATGGTGCGGTCTTGCCTATTAAAGATTTAGATATTTTGTGGTAA
- a CDS encoding phage terminase large subunit family protein, with amino-acid sequence MIYARAFSEGLRPDSSLKVSEWANEYRVLAATAASEPGKWRTERTPYLKEIMDSLSPSSPTEKVVFMKGAQIGGTEAGNNWIGYIIDQTPGPMLVVQPTVEMGKRWSKGRFAPLIESTPCLKSKVKDPRSRDSGNTVQSKEFPGGIVVITGANSSVALRSMPVKYLFLDEIDAYPGDSGGEGDPVLLSIARTNTFARRKIFLVSTPTIHGISRIEKEFEATDKRYFFVPCPHCNYYQVLKWAQIKWENNDSRTAHYVCTECSGKIENHQKTEMLERGEWRPTNRVKDEKKGFHLSSLYSPVGWYSWTQAVEDFLHAKESEQLLKVWINTTLGETWVDKGEVPDWKQLFNRREFFPIGTVPKGEVILTAGVDVQKDRLEVEVVAWGKSRENWSIDYQVFEGDTGGGEVWGKLSELLNHHFIGENGLEYMISMMAVDAGYATQEVYNWVRGHQGSGRVMAVKGVNKALVPLSSPSRVDITVGGQKLKRGIKLWPVGVSILKSELFQLLNILKEEEGKALPGYCHFPEYAPEYFKQLTAEQLVSKVVKGYTKQEWQKVRERNEVLDCRIYARAASIALGIDRWPESKWNSLSGKMESKKPKKLRQSKWLSSQNVQ; translated from the coding sequence ATGATATACGCTAGAGCTTTTTCTGAAGGTTTAAGACCAGATTCGTCGCTTAAAGTATCAGAGTGGGCAAATGAGTATCGAGTTTTAGCAGCAACTGCGGCATCAGAGCCAGGTAAATGGAGAACGGAAAGAACTCCTTATTTAAAAGAAATCATGGATTCACTTTCTCCGTCCTCACCAACAGAAAAAGTAGTATTCATGAAAGGAGCGCAGATTGGGGGAACAGAAGCTGGTAACAATTGGATTGGCTACATCATAGATCAGACTCCTGGTCCAATGCTGGTAGTACAGCCAACAGTTGAAATGGGAAAACGTTGGTCAAAAGGAAGATTTGCGCCGTTAATAGAGAGTACGCCATGTTTAAAGAGTAAAGTAAAAGACCCAAGGTCAAGAGACTCAGGCAATACTGTACAAAGTAAGGAATTTCCAGGTGGAATAGTAGTAATAACCGGAGCAAATAGCAGTGTAGCACTGAGATCTATGCCAGTAAAATATCTCTTTCTTGATGAAATAGATGCCTACCCAGGAGATTCAGGAGGAGAAGGAGATCCAGTACTGCTTAGTATTGCTCGAACTAATACATTTGCACGGCGAAAGATTTTTTTAGTATCAACACCAACGATTCATGGAATAAGCAGAATTGAGAAAGAATTTGAAGCAACAGATAAGAGATATTTTTTTGTACCATGTCCGCATTGTAATTACTATCAAGTTCTAAAATGGGCACAAATAAAATGGGAGAATAACGACTCAAGAACAGCACATTATGTCTGCACTGAATGTAGCGGCAAAATAGAAAATCATCAAAAAACAGAGATGCTTGAGCGTGGAGAATGGAGACCTACTAATAGAGTAAAAGATGAGAAAAAAGGATTTCATCTTTCAAGTCTTTATAGCCCAGTTGGCTGGTATAGTTGGACTCAAGCAGTAGAAGATTTTCTGCATGCAAAAGAGAGTGAGCAATTACTGAAAGTTTGGATAAATACTACGCTTGGAGAAACTTGGGTAGACAAAGGAGAAGTACCAGACTGGAAGCAATTATTTAACAGGAGAGAATTTTTTCCCATAGGCACAGTACCAAAAGGCGAAGTAATCCTCACAGCAGGAGTAGATGTCCAAAAAGATCGTTTAGAAGTAGAAGTTGTCGCATGGGGAAAAAGTCGTGAAAATTGGTCAATAGACTACCAAGTATTTGAAGGAGATACAGGAGGTGGGGAAGTATGGGGAAAACTCTCCGAGCTCTTAAATCATCATTTTATCGGTGAAAATGGGCTTGAATATATGATAAGTATGATGGCAGTAGATGCTGGATATGCAACGCAAGAAGTATACAATTGGGTAAGAGGTCATCAGGGCTCTGGAAGAGTAATGGCAGTCAAAGGTGTAAACAAAGCGCTAGTACCACTTAGCAGCCCAAGTAGAGTAGATATAACAGTTGGTGGTCAAAAGCTGAAAAGAGGAATAAAGCTATGGCCAGTAGGAGTATCGATATTAAAGTCAGAGCTTTTTCAATTACTTAATATTTTAAAAGAAGAGGAAGGAAAAGCTCTACCTGGATATTGTCATTTTCCCGAGTATGCACCTGAATATTTTAAGCAGCTAACGGCAGAGCAATTAGTCAGCAAGGTAGTAAAAGGATACACCAAACAAGAGTGGCAAAAGGTAAGAGAAAGAAATGAAGTACTGGATTGCCGAATTTATGCGAGAGCAGCATCTATTGCACTTGGAATTGATCGTTGGCCAGAGAGTAAATGGAATAGTTTGAGTGGAAAAATGGAAAGCAAAAAGCCCAAAAAATTAAGACAGAGTAAATGGCTTAGTAGTCAAAATGTACAGTGA
- a CDS encoding IS110 family transposase gives MVTSYQNFIGIDIGKFKNVVAIHKQKNAVKFDNDSDGWQQLFQKFSDILPNSLVTLENTGKYELGLSHFLIDKNIAVHRANTRKVKSFILSHGTVAKSDKSDARALAQYGFERHRTLSLFVPTSKEQSTLVALCQRRDDITQMRAQEKCRLEAPENDHIKKSCQKTIEFFDSQINELNDTIQKIIDGSHELQQRQKILKTVSGIGKKLSQDFLCLMPELGYLSRKEVASLAGVAPHPRESGKTVGYRRIIGGRSNVRSKLFTSAMSAARSKSALGTFYSKLVESGKKKMVAITALMRKIIVIANARLKEAINLNV, from the coding sequence ATGGTTACATCTTATCAAAATTTTATTGGCATTGACATCGGAAAATTTAAAAATGTCGTTGCAATTCACAAACAGAAGAACGCTGTCAAATTTGACAATGATTCTGATGGTTGGCAACAATTATTTCAAAAGTTTTCAGATATTCTACCTAATTCTTTAGTAACTTTGGAAAACACAGGAAAATATGAGCTTGGTTTGTCACATTTTCTTATTGACAAGAATATTGCAGTACATCGAGCTAATACTCGTAAAGTAAAAAGCTTTATCTTGTCTCACGGAACTGTAGCAAAGTCTGATAAATCAGATGCGAGGGCTCTTGCTCAATATGGATTTGAACGCCATAGAACTCTCTCTCTATTTGTACCTACATCAAAAGAACAATCAACCCTGGTTGCACTTTGTCAACGTCGTGATGACATTACGCAAATGAGAGCTCAGGAAAAGTGTAGACTGGAAGCTCCTGAAAATGATCATATAAAGAAAAGTTGTCAGAAGACCATTGAATTTTTCGATAGTCAAATAAACGAACTCAATGATACTATACAAAAAATTATTGATGGAAGCCATGAACTACAACAACGTCAAAAAATCCTTAAAACAGTTTCTGGAATAGGTAAAAAGTTATCACAAGATTTTCTGTGTTTAATGCCAGAGCTTGGTTACTTAAGTAGAAAAGAAGTAGCAAGTCTTGCCGGAGTTGCACCTCATCCTAGGGAAAGTGGTAAAACTGTTGGTTACCGAAGGATTATAGGAGGTAGAAGTAATGTTCGTTCAAAGCTCTTTACATCTGCCATGTCTGCTGCAAGGTCCAAATCTGCACTTGGCACCTTTTATTCCAAGCTTGTTGAAAGTGGTAAGAAGAAGATGGTAGCTATAACAGCTCTAATGCGTAAAATTATAGTAATTGCTAATGCAAGGCTTAAAGAGGCAATTAATTTGAATGTTTAA
- a CDS encoding glycoside hydrolase family 25 protein — protein MRSYMVENEYPDFLEHLKYIIATGNIASGKFINAVVDLSHWDKNVDFKLAKEDGIAGVIHKATQGLKYIDPTYVERRKAAEEEGLLWGSYHFGVGENGKDQANHFLETVGDHSQVLLALDIEENQSGKNITPKQAEDFVDRVHEVTGRLPLIYGSTYFLEDFVTPILTKCPLWIARWGEEPVLPKGWNKWVLWQYTDGKVAHEVKGIGRCDRNKFNGTIEELKNFWLS, from the coding sequence ATGAGAAGTTATATGGTGGAAAATGAGTATCCGGACTTTTTAGAGCATTTAAAGTATATTATAGCCACAGGTAATATAGCATCAGGAAAGTTTATAAATGCAGTGGTAGACCTCTCGCATTGGGATAAGAACGTAGATTTCAAATTAGCAAAAGAAGATGGTATAGCTGGCGTCATTCATAAAGCAACGCAAGGACTGAAGTATATTGATCCAACGTATGTAGAAAGAAGAAAAGCTGCTGAAGAAGAGGGACTTTTATGGGGTTCATATCATTTTGGAGTAGGAGAAAACGGAAAAGATCAAGCTAACCATTTTTTAGAAACAGTAGGAGATCACTCTCAAGTATTGCTTGCGCTTGATATTGAAGAAAACCAAAGCGGAAAAAACATAACGCCAAAGCAAGCAGAAGATTTTGTTGATAGAGTTCACGAAGTAACAGGTCGTTTACCACTGATTTATGGAAGCACCTATTTTTTAGAAGATTTTGTCACACCAATTTTGACGAAGTGCCCATTGTGGATTGCAAGATGGGGAGAGGAGCCTGTGTTACCAAAGGGGTGGAATAAGTGGGTTTTATGGCAGTACACTGATGGAAAAGTGGCACATGAAGTTAAAGGAATAGGAAGATGTGACAGAAATAAGTTTAACGGAACAATAGAAGAATTAAAGAATTTTTGGTTATCATGA
- a CDS encoding major capsid protein, whose amino-acid sequence MQNPFTNPAFSMTELTKAINILPINYGRTESLNLFPSRSVRFRHITIEEQNGVLSLLPTQVPGAPATVGKRGKRKIRTFTIPHIPHDDVVLPEEVQGIRAFGSENELKALADVITDHLQMMRNKHAITLEHLRMGALKGIILDADGSELLNLYNEFEITPKVVNFALETATTDVKRKCLEVLRHVEDNLSGEYMTGIHALVSPEFFDALTSHAKVKEAYERWQEGAALRNDMRSGFTFCGITFEEYRGQATDPEGNVRRFIEKDTGHCFPLGTANTFTTYFAPADFNETVNTLGQPLYAKQEPRRFDRGTDLHTQSNPLPMCHRPGILIKVVAA is encoded by the coding sequence ATGCAAAATCCATTTACAAATCCAGCATTTAGTATGACGGAATTAACTAAAGCAATAAACATATTGCCGATAAATTATGGTCGAACAGAAAGCTTAAATTTATTTCCAAGTAGATCAGTAAGATTTCGACATATTACGATAGAAGAGCAAAACGGAGTATTGAGTTTATTACCAACGCAAGTGCCAGGAGCACCAGCAACAGTAGGGAAAAGAGGAAAAAGGAAAATAAGGACGTTTACGATTCCACATATTCCACATGATGACGTAGTATTGCCTGAAGAAGTACAAGGAATAAGGGCATTTGGGTCAGAGAATGAGCTGAAAGCATTGGCAGATGTAATAACGGATCATTTGCAGATGATGAGAAACAAACACGCAATAACGTTAGAACATTTGCGGATGGGAGCGCTCAAAGGAATAATTTTGGACGCTGATGGCAGTGAGTTATTAAATCTGTATAACGAATTTGAAATTACACCGAAAGTAGTAAATTTTGCACTGGAAACAGCAACCACCGATGTAAAGCGTAAGTGTCTGGAAGTATTGAGGCATGTTGAGGACAACTTAAGTGGTGAATATATGACGGGGATTCATGCGCTGGTAAGCCCAGAGTTTTTTGACGCTTTAACTTCTCATGCCAAAGTAAAAGAAGCATACGAGAGATGGCAAGAAGGAGCAGCGCTAAGGAACGATATGAGATCAGGATTTACGTTCTGTGGAATAACATTTGAGGAGTACAGAGGACAAGCAACTGACCCTGAAGGAAATGTGAGAAGGTTTATAGAAAAAGATACGGGGCACTGTTTTCCACTTGGTACAGCCAACACATTTACTACTTACTTTGCACCAGCAGACTTTAATGAAACAGTGAATACCCTTGGGCAGCCATTATATGCAAAACAAGAGCCAAGAAGGTTTGATAGAGGGACCGATTTACATACTCAGTCAAATCCTTTACCAATGTGCCATCGCCCAGGAATATTAATCAAAGTCGTTGCAGCATAA
- a CDS encoding DNA modification methylase, whose amino-acid sequence MNLAIHYYPVENLVEYKRNPRKNDDVVNRMCASIREFGFRIPIVAKSDGTVVDGHLRLKAARKLGMESIPVVLSDNLNEPQTKAFRLLANQSANWAKWDDELLKVEIQELEDLQFDLKMTGFELEKVQRFLDDFDGEKKDLSDLAIDDKKVTKPGDLWILGDHRIYCGDSSVVESYKALLDDKMADITVCDPPYNVDYGSREDKKILNDNQGEKYELFLYDICSHILAYTKGAIYICISSSEFSTLQKVFEEAGGKWSTFIIWAKNHFTLGRSDYQRQYEAMLYGWKSGNKREWHGGRNQSDLWFYDKPTHNTLHPTMKPVELMERAIVNSSRSGDIVLDPFSGSGSTLIACERTGRICRTIELDSKFVDVTIKRWQIYTGRDAILAGTGKTFSEIQEENL is encoded by the coding sequence ATGAATTTAGCAATCCACTACTATCCTGTTGAAAACCTCGTCGAATATAAGCGTAATCCTCGTAAAAATGACGATGTGGTCAACAGAATGTGTGCTTCAATCAGGGAATTCGGCTTTCGTATACCAATAGTTGCAAAAAGCGATGGCACTGTGGTTGATGGTCATTTAAGACTTAAAGCAGCAAGAAAACTTGGTATGGAAAGTATTCCAGTGGTCTTAAGTGATAATCTAAATGAACCACAAACCAAAGCTTTTCGATTACTGGCAAATCAATCAGCTAATTGGGCAAAGTGGGATGATGAGCTTTTGAAAGTAGAAATTCAAGAGTTAGAAGATTTACAGTTTGATCTTAAAATGACAGGATTTGAATTAGAAAAAGTTCAACGGTTTCTCGATGATTTTGATGGTGAAAAAAAAGATCTTTCTGACTTAGCTATTGATGACAAAAAAGTAACAAAACCAGGTGATTTATGGATTTTAGGTGATCATCGAATCTATTGTGGTGATAGCTCTGTAGTTGAATCATATAAAGCGCTGTTAGATGATAAAATGGCAGACATTACTGTTTGTGATCCTCCATATAACGTTGACTATGGTAGTAGGGAAGATAAAAAGATATTAAACGATAATCAAGGTGAAAAGTACGAACTTTTTCTCTACGACATCTGTTCCCATATTTTAGCATATACGAAAGGTGCAATTTACATCTGCATATCATCATCAGAGTTTTCAACGTTACAAAAAGTATTTGAGGAAGCGGGAGGAAAATGGTCAACATTTATCATTTGGGCAAAGAATCACTTTACGCTAGGAAGATCAGATTATCAAAGACAATACGAAGCAATGCTCTATGGATGGAAAAGCGGCAATAAACGTGAGTGGCATGGGGGTAGAAATCAAAGTGATCTGTGGTTTTATGATAAGCCAACGCACAATACACTACATCCAACGATGAAGCCAGTAGAGCTAATGGAAAGAGCAATAGTTAATAGCAGTAGATCAGGAGATATCGTACTTGATCCATTTAGCGGCTCTGGAAGTACACTGATTGCATGCGAGAGAACAGGAAGAATTTGTAGGACAATAGAGCTAGATTCAAAATTTGTAGATGTAACTATAAAACGTTGGCAAATATATACCGGAAGAGATGCCATTTTAGCCGGTACTGGCAAAACCTTTTCAGAGATTCAAGAAGAAAATTTGTAA
- a CDS encoding S49 family peptidase: protein MTTQINWMNKPMMIEQRSFELLSLHAGKHPTFKNIKHTAENNVEKIAIIPIHGILTKKPGAFDDMLGMTSYEQIEEQIKQALANSSIETILLDIDSPGGEVNGLFDLSDFIYEARTKKRIVAIANDDAYSAAYAIASSAEKVLVTRTSGVGSIGVIASHIDQSGFDEKQGIKYTTVFAGSRKNDLNPHEPITSESVESLQKEVDRLYEMFLQLIARNRGLSTEKIRSTEAGLYFGEKAIEIGLADGITTFSEFIDNYRRNMTKTEIKEQAIDIDDLIEQGRCLGYESCRTEVLEVIRLCNLSKMPEKIGEFIEQNVNAKQAQEILMSILAERTKKTEILSTIPQSTPEDLMMQVAKSRGI, encoded by the coding sequence ATGACGACACAAATAAATTGGATGAATAAGCCGATGATGATAGAGCAAAGGAGTTTTGAATTATTGTCATTACATGCTGGAAAACACCCTACGTTTAAAAACATAAAACACACTGCAGAAAACAACGTAGAAAAAATAGCAATAATACCAATACATGGAATTTTGACCAAGAAACCAGGAGCTTTTGATGACATGTTGGGAATGACATCGTATGAGCAAATAGAAGAACAAATTAAACAAGCATTAGCAAATAGTAGTATAGAGACAATTTTACTGGACATAGACAGCCCCGGAGGAGAAGTAAACGGTTTATTCGACCTTTCGGACTTTATTTACGAAGCAAGAACAAAAAAGAGGATTGTGGCGATAGCAAATGATGATGCGTATTCCGCAGCGTATGCAATTGCATCAAGTGCTGAAAAAGTATTGGTAACGAGAACTTCAGGAGTTGGAAGCATAGGAGTAATAGCAAGTCATATAGATCAAAGTGGATTCGATGAAAAGCAAGGTATTAAGTACACAACTGTTTTTGCTGGAAGTCGAAAGAACGATTTAAATCCGCATGAGCCAATAACATCAGAAAGTGTGGAAAGCTTACAAAAAGAAGTAGATCGTCTATATGAAATGTTTTTGCAGCTTATAGCAAGAAATAGAGGTCTTTCAACGGAAAAGATCAGATCAACAGAAGCAGGGCTATATTTTGGTGAGAAAGCAATAGAAATAGGTCTTGCTGATGGAATCACAACGTTTTCTGAATTTATAGATAATTATAGGAGAAATATGACTAAAACTGAGATAAAAGAACAAGCAATAGATATTGATGATCTAATTGAGCAAGGAAGATGTTTAGGGTACGAGAGCTGCCGCACGGAAGTATTAGAGGTAATACGATTATGTAATTTATCAAAGATGCCAGAGAAGATAGGGGAATTTATTGAGCAGAATGTAAATGCGAAACAAGCGCAAGAGATATTAATGTCGATACTAGCAGAGCGTACGAAGAAGACAGAGATTTTGAGTACAATACCGCAAAGTACACCGGAAGACTTGATGATGCAGGTAGCGAAAAGTCGGGGCATTTGA
- a CDS encoding head decoration protein, which translates to MTSITEPNNLGDLLKYEASNLYSRDQITVAKGQNLKLGTVIGRDKDDLIKIINATATDGTQTAIGVITSDVNARENTKAVIITRIAMLADHAVVWPANITEEQKAAVIKQLETRGIIIRKGV; encoded by the coding sequence ATGACAAGTATAACTGAACCAAATAATCTTGGTGACCTCTTAAAATATGAGGCATCAAATCTATACTCACGTGACCAAATTACTGTTGCTAAGGGACAAAACCTAAAGCTTGGTACAGTTATTGGTCGTGATAAAGATGATCTAATTAAAATTATAAATGCAACGGCCACAGATGGCACACAAACAGCAATAGGTGTAATAACAAGTGATGTAAACGCAAGGGAAAACACCAAAGCAGTAATCATTACACGGATAGCAATGCTAGCTGATCATGCAGTGGTGTGGCCAGCAAATATAACAGAAGAGCAAAAAGCTGCAGTAATAAAGCAACTTGAAACACGAGGGATCATCATCCGCAAGGGAGTTTAA
- a CDS encoding gpW family head-tail joining protein: protein MQNYTNEKLKKNIVDLTQVEEAIKKLQSGERVVSIAYGDHVVRYGEVQIKDLLDLRQRIKAELKVAGVKRKIVIATSKGVI, encoded by the coding sequence TTGCAAAATTATACAAATGAAAAATTAAAAAAAAACATAGTTGATTTAACTCAAGTAGAAGAAGCGATAAAGAAGCTACAGAGCGGAGAGAGAGTAGTATCAATTGCGTACGGCGATCATGTGGTTAGGTACGGGGAAGTTCAAATAAAAGATCTATTGGATTTAAGACAACGAATCAAAGCTGAGCTGAAAGTTGCAGGTGTGAAGAGAAAGATTGTTATTGCAACTAGTAAAGGAGTTATATGA